From the genome of Deferribacteraceae bacterium V6Fe1:
TTCAACCTTACTATTAATTTAAAGGACAGCTGGGCAAAGATACAAAATAAAAACTAAGAGGGAAGCCATGGAAGAGCCAAAACCTACCTGCTCAATTTGTGCATGGAGGGCAACATGCAATAAAAAGTATTCCATCACAGACCCTTCAAAGTGTCTTGATTACACAAGGGATTTGACCATCGACTTAAGCCCTGAAAAAGAAAAGGACAAAGATGAAGATAAAGACAGGAATAGGGATTGACGCTCACAGGTTTTGTGAAAACAGACCTTTAATTGTCGGCGGGATAAAAATTGAATATGAATTAGGACTACAAGGGCATAGCGACGCAGATGTCCTAATTCATGCAATTATTGACAGCCTTATAGGGCCTGCACTGGGTAAAGATATCGGCCAAATATTCCCTGACAATGATGATAAATTTAAAAATATCGACTCAAAAATACTATTAAAAAAATCCATCAAACTAATAAACGAAAAAAATTACCAAATATCCCATATAGACGCACAAATAATAGGAGAAAAACCAAAATTTAAAGATTACATCCCTTTAATGAGAAAAACTCTTGCAGAAACAATGGGTATTGATATTGATGATATTACTGTCAAGGCAACCACTACGGAAAAAATGGGATTTACCGGCCGTGGTGAAGGGCTTGCCGCAATTGCAGTATCGACGTTAATACGATTATAACCTTACAATTCACTCACATTACTTTACAAGTATCATCTACACATTTGCTAAAAAATACAAAATACAAAAAGATAATATATGAAATTACCGCAAGGGCTGCAAAGGTTAGACTATAATATCCCATTGGTGCAAGGAGAAAAACGGTTATCCAATGTAAAAAGATTATCCTTCCGGAATGAAGTCTTATAGGAAAATCAGATATCCTTGAAATCACAACCAGCCCTGATAAATTCCACCCGTAAAGAGAAATAATCCTGTGAATATTCCTTAGCAGTTTTAAATTCTCAGCTGTGTTGTAGTCAGGGTAAAAATAGATTGCAATATATGCTACTCCGGTAATAGCAGTGGCTATCAGAAAACATATCCCTGAAGTCAAAAATGCCTTTTGCTGCTCCTTTACCCCCAAATTTATGTATAAAAAAAGTGTAGTAACGACAGCCACCACAAGTATAAGGGATATTACTAATTCTAAAATGGCCGATTCAAAAAGGATAAAAATAAAAAATATTATCACCCCGAGATTTATTGTCCAGAAAATCGTTATTTTGGTATATCTGCCTATTGGCGTCTTAGCCCTGTGCATCATTTTAAATATCATTGACAACGAGATAAGGGACACAGGGAAAGAAAAGCCTAGAAAAAAGGTATTCAACTCAAACTTTTCAAATGGAAGCAACTTTGAAAATTCATGATTATATATCGCAAAAGTGGAAAGCAGCAGCCCCAAAGACATGCAAAGTAGCGAAGCATGATGAAACTTGTCATATGTAGGGATTTTTGTGGTAAAAAAGTCAAACGGGAAAAATGAAAACCTCCTTATCCTTACCATCTCCACAATAGCGACCAAAATTAGAGATACGACTATCGCATAAACATACATATGGAAAAATGCCAAAAAGGCATAGATAAATGTTAATATAAAAAAAACCTTATTTTTAAGGCTCATCACCCCCTTATTTTCCGTAAAATAAACAATTATCGAGCCGCCTGAGCACAAATTAAACAAAAAAATATGCAACCTTTCAAAATTATACTCGGGGATTATTAAATGCATAAAACCAAAAATCATTGCCAGCGTCAATGTGCTAAAAAAAAGCAGCCTTGTATTAAAACTCATTTTACCTGCCTAATGTATGTCTTATTGTATATTCCAAATCCGAAAAATAGAATTTAAACCCGTTATCCAATAACTTTTTCGGATAAACCCTTGTGCTTGTCAAGAGGATTTCTCTCCCCATCTGTCCAAATAAAAGTTCAACAGCCTTTTCAGGGACTTTTACAAATTGAGGTCTCTTTAATACTTTTGCCAAAATTTTGGCATAATCTTTTTGAAGCACCGGGTTAGGCGATACAACATTTACCGCACCTCTGATATCGTCTTTGTAAAGAGAAAATAAAATACTGTAAAGGACGTCATCCATACTTACCCAGCTTAAATAATTATCCCCCTTGCCAAATATGACGCCCAACCCAGCATTGAAAAAAGGTAGCACTCTATTTAATGCCCCTCCGCAGTAGGACATCACTACCCCAATACGCAAATTTACAACCCTCATGTTGTTTGTTAGAATATTAGCAGACTCTTCCCAATTTTTACAAATATATGAAATAAACACACCACCTGAAGAGTCTTCTTCGGTAACAAACTTATCCCCCGTTTCCCCATAATAACCTATCGCTGAGGCGGATATAAAAACTTTCGGTTTATTTTCCAAACTTAATATAAATTCAGCTAACTTTTTGGTGTTACCAATCCTACTTTTGACAATTTCACCCTTTATTTTATCATTCCACCTTTTATTGCCAATTGGCTTGCCAGCCAAATGAATTACCGCATCAAAATTTAAGTTATCACCATAAATTTTACCTGTATCGATATCCCAGTAATAGTTTTCTTCATCTGCAAGCCCTTTGTCCCTAATAAGCCTGACAACTTTATGACCATGGGTCTGCAAGAGAGGTAAAAGATTCCTCCCGATATCACCACTTGCTCCTGTAACTGCAATCCGCATTGGCATAGCATCAAATTTTTCGAGAAAATCTATATCATTTCTTGTAATAGTGTGCCTATAGTCAAATATCCTTCTGAATTTATTAACTACAAAATATTTTGTTAAAAAGTGAAGAGGCATTTCAAATTCTACATTATCTTTGAGTTGAGAGCTAATATCGCCCGATTTTTTAAAAATATGCGAGTGTTTATAACTTCTGAAAGGTCCTTTTTCCTGAATATCTACAAATATTTTATTTTTTTCATACTCCACATGTCTTGCCACATAATCTATCCAAAATGGGCCTGCCTTTACTTTAAAAAATACTTGAGGATTTTCGCTGATTTTTCCGGTTTGAGAAAGAAGGACAACCTTCTCCCAGCAAGGGGTAAGCCTCTTTATGACTCCATCCCTTTCATGCCATGAAAAAAGTCTATCTACACTTACATTAAAAGTTGATTCTTTTATAAATGTGCTTTTCATCTTCTAAGACTAAATCTTTTTACCGGCGTGACAGTAACAACCCCGTCAGCTTTAGATAAAACCTTTACCCTTTTGTCTATTTTCAAATCTTTGACATCGCCATGATATTTAGCCATAAACTTTTTACCTTCCCGCTCACACATTACTACCCTTAAGGGGGATTCAAACCCTTCTGGTGGTGCATTCAATATCGTGTAGGTGTATATCCTAAGACTTTTGGAGTCTTGCCCTTTTTTATCTTCAAACTTTAGCCCTTCTATATTAAAATATTTTACAATTGAGCTTTTTCTTTTTAATATCGACACAAAATTATTCGTAGCAAGGCCGCCAATACTCTGAGTAAGTGCCACATCACTCTTTTTGGGAATAATATTTTTGTCGCACCTGCCTGTCATAATCCGATAACATTCGACCACCTGCGCAAGACCACTTGCACCTACCGGATGCCCCCTGGACTTTAACCCTCCTGATAAATTTACCGGAAGCTTGCCATCCTTGTAACACTCTTTTTTCAGATAAAAATCATAAATTTTTTTATAGTCACACAAGCCCGTATCTATAAGTCCTGTAATTTCAAAAGGGGTAAATGCATCATGTATCTCACAAAAATCTATAGAATCAGGACCGATACCAGCCATTTCATATGCCTGCTTTGCCGCCTTTCTCGTTGATTCAAAATGTGTAATATACTCCCTTTTAGTTAAAGCCTGTTTGTCAGTCCCTTGCCCTACCCCGATAATTTCAATATCGCCGGCCACTCTTGAAATAACCATGGCAGCAGCACCATCACTGATTGGGGAACAGTCGTAAAGCCTTAACGGAGCAGAAATGACTTTACTCTTTAAATAGTCCTCTTTAGTGATTATCTTTCTAAATTGAGCATATTCATTAAAATTGCCGTAATAATGATTCTTTTCTGCCACGGCAAACAGTAAATTTTGTAATTTTATGATATTTAATTTATTTTCATACGCAAATCTGTTTGTTACCATCGCAGCCAAAGATGGCATGCTGACACCCACTTTTCTCTCGTAAGGGTCTATTACCTCAGCTATCAGCTTTGTTGTCTTTGGGGTATCAAGATGGGTCATTTTTTCAGCAGCAAGCACAAGTACATTTTTATATATACCTGAAGCCAATGTGGCATATGCATAAAAGAGTACGGCAGCACCTGTGGAAGAAGCTGTCTCAACCCTTACCGCAGGTTTGCCGGACAAGCCCAATTTGTCAGCCACATAGGATGCAATATTGCCGACACCTAAAAAACCCTCAGGATTCATTAAACCCAGAAAAATGGCATCAATATCCTTTAAATCAAAATTAAGATTATCCACAGCCTCTCTGATAATATCCACAAGGGAATCTTTTGACTTTCCAAATTTTGAAAGGGCTGCATCTGCGATATAAATTCTGTTCATAGTTAATTATAAATTAGCATACAGTAAATATTCAACACAAAATATAAAGTTAAAAAAATTAAGCATTATCAAACAATATTTTATTACTTGAACAATGATTCAAACTGTGGTACAAAGTAAAGCTTGTACTTGGCAAAAAAGAAAGGAGGATTTCTTTATGAAAAAACTGTTAATTTTTGCTTTACTCTTAATGGCAACAGTTGCATTTGCTTCTCCAAAATACGGCGGGACACTTGTATTTGGAAGGGGTGGCGATTCTGTGACTCTTGACCCTGCACACGCTACAGACGGAGAATCTTTTTACGGTTCCACTCAGGTGTACGACAACCTTGTTCAGTTTAAACACGGCTCCACAGAAATTGAGCCTGCTTTGGCTGAAAAGTGGGAAGTCAGCAAAGACGGTCTTGAATACACTTTTTACCTAAGGAAAGGTGTAAAATTCCACAAAACTGAGTTTTTCAAGAAAGATGTAGAATTAACTGCTGATGATGTAATTTTTTCACTAAAAAGACAAATGGATTCAAATCACCCTTACTACAAAGTCGGGGGTGCTTACGAATACTGGCAAGCAATGGATATGGACAATATCGTAAAAGATATAGTTAAAGTAGACAAATACACTGTCAAATTTGTCCTTAAAAAACCTGAAGCACCATTTATTGCAAACCTCGCAATGGATTTTGCTTCAATCCTTTGCAAACAATATGCTGATGACCTTCTTAAGGCCGGTAAAGCTGAAGATATCGGCAAATACCCGGTAGGGACAGGACCATTTGTATTTTTAAAGTGGATTAAAGATGACAGAATAATCTACAAGGCAAATAAAGATTATTGGGGCGGAAGACCATTCCTTGACAAATTAATATTAAAGGTTATCCCTAACAACTCTGTAAGGGCTGCTGAGCTTAAAACCGGCTCAATTCACATAATGGACTTCCCAAACCCTGAAGAGGTGGCTGACCTTGAAAAAGACCCTAACATCAAGCTTGTTAAGCAGGAAGGTTTAAATGTTGGTTACCTTGCAATGAATACACAGAAAAAACCTTTCGATAACATCTTGGTAAGAAAGGCTATCAATATGGCAATAAACAAACAGGCAATCGTTGACGCTGTTTATGCAGGATTTGGAAAACCTGCTAAAAACCCTATTCCACCGACAATGTGGAGCTATAACGATGAAATAACTCCTTATGAATACAACCCTGAGAAAGCAAAAGAGCTTTTGGCTCAGGCAGGTTATCCTAACGGATTTGAGACTGATATATGGGCAATGCCTGTTCCAAGACCATACAACCCTAACGGCAAAAAAGTAGCTGAAGCTATTCAGGCTGACCTTGCTAAAATTGGTATCAAGGCAACAATCGTTTCATACGATTGGGGTACTTACCTTGAAAAAACAAAGCACGGCGAACATATGATGGCTCAGCTTGGCTGGACCGGCGACAACGGCGACCCAGATAACTTTTTATACGTTCTTTTAAGCTCAACTGCTGCTCAGGTGCCTGCTCAAAATATAGCTTTTTACAAAAGCGAAAGATTTGACAAACTAATAGAAGAAGCAAAGGTAACAAGTGATGTCGCAAAGAGAACAGAACTTTATAAGCAAGCTCAAGTAGTATTTCACGAAGAGGTACCTTGGGTGCCTATGGCTCATTCAATTGTTGTTGAACCAATGAGAAAAGAGGTAATGGATTTTACTCTTGACCCGGTTGGAAAAAGAAGGTTTGATAAAGTTTGGTTAAATAAGTAGATAGTAAATATAAAAAATTGGGCTGCCCTCAGCGGCAGCCTTTTATTAGAGGGATTTAAGTGTTAAGTTATATACTGAAAAGAATTTTTTGGGCTATCCCTACAATGTTTGGCGTATCAGTCCTTGTATTTTTAATGGTTCACCTTGCACCCGGAGACCCTGCGCTAATAATGCTTGGAGAGCATGCAAGCAAAGAATCTGTTGAGAAGCTCAGGGAAGAGATGGGGCTTAACAAGCCATTATATGAACAGTACATTATATTTATAAGTAAGGCGGTTCGTGGTGACTTTGGTAACTCAATCAAAAGCAAGCAACCTGTTATAGACGAGTTTTTTGAAAGATTCCCTGCCACAATTGAATTAACGCTAGTAAGTATGCTGATAGCTGTAATTATCGGTATACTTGCAGGTATTATTTCCGCAGTAAAAAGGTATTCATTTTTTGATTATCTTAGTATGTTTGGAGCATTGGCCGGTGTGTCTATGCCGGTATTTTGGCTTGGACTACTATTAATCTATTTTTTCTCTGTAAAGCTGGGTATTTTACCCGTATCCGGGAGATTAGGATTTGAATATTATATTGAACCAGTAACTGGCTTATATTTGATTGACTCTCTACTTGCTAATGATTATCCCGCTTTTTTTGACGCTCTCAAACATTTAATACTCCCAGGTATTGCTCTTGGCACTATCCCTATGGCAATAATAGCAAGGATGACCCGCTCAAGCATGCTTGAAGTCATGAGAGAGGACTATATCCGCACTGCAAGAGCAAAGGGGTGCTCAAGTACGAGGGTTATTTTTATTCATGCCCTCAGAAACGGGCTTATCCCTGTTGTTACGGTAATAGGATTGATGCTTGGTGCACTTCTTGCGGGGGCCATATTGACCGAAACCACATTTAGTTGGCCTGGAATTGGTAAATGGATTGTAAATGCGGTGTATCAAAGAGATTTTCCTGTTGTCCAATGTGCCACACTAATAATAGCAGTTATTTTTATTATTGTTAACCTCTTGGTAGACTTGATATATGCAATAATTAACCCTAAAATTAGGTTGGAATAATGAAAGAAACTCTTTTCTACGAATATTACAAAAACTTTAAGAAAAATAAGTCCGCAATGGCAGGACTTGGAATCGTAATATTTTTGATAATAATGGCAGTATTTGCTCCTATAATCACATCTTACGACCCAACGATACAGGATCTACAAAACAGACTACTGCCCCCTATGTGGAATTCAGGAGGCAGTTCACAACATATTCTTGGGACAGACGACTTCGGACGGGATATGTTTACCCGTATAATTTACGGAGCAAGAATATCCCTTATGATAGGTGTCATATCTGTTGGAATATCTATGTTTGTAGGAGTCATAATGGGAAGTATTGCAGGGTATTATGGTGGAAAGATTGACGGTATGATAATGAGGATTGTAGATATAATGCTTTCTGTACCTGCCATTTTGCTTGCAATCGTGATTGTTTCAGTGCTTGGACCAAGTCTTTACAATGCTATGATAGCAATAGGTATTGTCGGGATTCCATCCTTTGCAAGACTTGTAAGAAGCTCAGTTTTGCAGGAAAAAGTAAAAGAGTATGTTATAGCGTCAAGAATTAACGGCTCTTCAAATATGAGACTTATTTTTAAAGTAATTTTGCCAAACTGTATGGCACCGATAATTGTTCAAGGGACAATGGGCTTTGCCTCAGCCGTGCTTGAAGCTGCCGGACTAAGTTTCCTTTCCCTCGGTGCACAACCTCCCACACCTGAGTGGGGAGCAATGCTTGCAGATTCGCTGCAGTTTATCATGCGTGCTCCTTGGATGATAACTTATCCTGGGCTTGCGATATTTTTGACGGTATTGGGGTTTAACCTTGTCGGCGATGGACTTATGGATGTATTAGACCCAAAGATGAAGGATAAATAATGTTATTGTCAGTTAAAAATTTAAAAACACACTTTTTTTCAGATAACGGAGTGGCTAAAGCCGTAGATGGTATATCTTTTGATATACCTAAAGGGAAGACACTTTGCCTGGTAGGTGAATCAGGAAGTGGGAAAAGTATCACTTCCTTATCAATCATGAGACTTATTGATAGTCCAGGCAAAATAGTTGACGGAAACATCTTTTTGGAGAATATAGACCTTTTAAATCTAAGTGAAAAAGAGATGAAAAACATCAGAGGCAGCAAAATCTCAATGATTTTTCAAGAGCCGATGACCTCTCTTAATCCAAGCTACACAGTTGGCTTCCAAATTATGGAAACACTAAAGCTACATAATAAACTTTCAAAGAAAGAATTAAGAGAAAAAGCTATTGAAGCACTCAATCTTGTAGCCATCCCTTCACCTGAGGAAAGATTAAAGGAATACCCGTTCAAATTAAGCGGTGGTATGCGTCAAAGGGTTATGATTGCAATGGCTATGGCCTGCAATCCAAATCTTTTGATCGCTGATGAGCCTACAACTGCCCTTGACGTAACAATACAAGCACAAGTCTTAGCTCTTATGAGCGATTTGAAAGAGAAGAAAAATACTTCTATACTTTTCATTACTCACGATTTGGGAGTAGTCGCCGAAATGGCAGACTATGTGGCTGTAATGTACACGGGGAAAATAGTAGAAAAATCAACCGTTGAAAATATAATAAACTCACCAAAGCACCCATACACGGAAGGGCTTTTAATGTCACTACCCCAAAAAGGGAAGACTGAGAGAAAATCAAAATTATACAGCATTGAAGGGAATGTGCCAAGTTTGTTTAACCTTCCTGAAGGCTGCACCTTCTGGCCAAGATGCCCTTTTGCAAAAGATATTTGTAAAAAGGAAAAGCCCGTTTTGGAAAAAATCACTGATAATCATGAAGTCGCATGTTTTAAAGTACAGGGGAAATTTTGATGGAAAAGAATATATTGCTCAAGGTAGAAAATCTCAAAAAATATTATTCCGTAGGAAAATCTCTGTTTAGTAAACCAAAAACGTTAAAAGCTATCGATGATATTTCATTTTTTATAAAAAAAGGGGAAACTGTTAGTTTGGTGGGTGAATCAGGCTGTGGTAAGTCCACAACGGGAAAAATGATACTCAAAATTGAAGAGCCAACCGCAGGGAAAATCATTTATGATAGTAAAGATATAGTCGGTCTTAACAAAAATGAGTTAAAAGAGTATAGAAAAAAAGTCCAAATCATATTCCAAGACCCTTATTCCTCCCTTAACCCAAGGTGGAAGGTAGGCCAAATAATCGGTGAGCCACTGTTGCTAAGCGGACAAGATTTGGGCGACTATAAGGACAAAATACTTGAAATAATGGATAAAGTCGGTCTTTTAAAAGATCATTATGACAGATATCCTCATCAATTTTCGGGAGGACAAAGGCAAAGGATTTGCATAGCCAGATCTCTCATACTTCAACCGGAGCTTATCGTGTGCGATGAACCGGTGAGTGCTCTTGATGTTTCTATTCAATCCCAGGTATTAAATTTACTTTTGGATTTACAAAAAGAGTTTAATCTCACTTACCTTTTTATCTCCCATGATTTAAGTGTAGTTAACCATATCTCTGACAGGATTATCGTAATGTATCTGGGTAAAATTGTGGAAACAGGAAGTGCAGAAGATATAATGAATAATCCAAAACACCCTTATACTAAAGCGTTACTAAGTGCTGTTCCGGATTTGTCTTCTGCTAAAAACAGAGAAAAAATACTGCTTCAAGGGGATATCCCCACTCCGCTAAATCCTCCTAAAGGGTGCAGATTTTCTACAAGATGCCCTTTTGTTAAAAGTGAATGCTCAGATATTGATATGAAACTCATAGAAGTCAGTGATGGGCATTACACGGCTTGCCCATTCAAGACTTTTTAAATTAACAGGTTGTCACCTTGCTTTGACCTTTGCCTTATTGTTTCTTTTTATAAATTCGTATAGTATTGTTGCAGGATTAAAATCTATTTCAGACTTGCTGACAGTCTCAACTATTCTCTTATAGGGTTGGCCTGTTTTTATATCGTACGAATTTAAATCAAACAGCACAGGGGGCTCCACCTTCTTTTGCACATCTTTGACAATTAAAACTACCGGCTCCTTTTTATCAAAAAACTGCTTCACTATCAGTCCAACTTCTCCGCTGTCAAGCCTGACAACCGTGCCTAAGGAATGGGACTTAATAATTTTGACAATAAAATCCAATAATCGTTTACTGTAATGAATATCCGCAAAACTGTATAAAAGCTCAATCGCTCTATCCTGTGCGTAAGCACTTCTGTAACAGGTATCATTTGTTATAGCATCGTAAGAATCAATTATCCCAATTATCTTTGCATAATAAGATATTTCTGCACTTTTAAGTCCCCTTGGGTACCCTTCACCATTCCCCTTCTCATGATGCTCCAAAACTGCAAGTAATACATTTTCAGTAAATCCTCCGCTATCTAAAAGATACTTATAACCCAAAATAGGATGCTTCTTTATCTCTGCAAATTCTCTGTCGTTAAGCTTCCCCCTTTTATTTAATATATTTTGATCTATAAATACCTTTCCCACATCGTGTAAAAGTGCAGCCATTGTAAGCTCTCTAATCTTATCTTCAGTATACCCTAACTTTACACCTATCGTGTTTGCAAGAAATGCAAGATTTAGACTGTGATTATACAGATATTCATAATTATCAGAATATTTACTTATGTTTACTACAAAAATCGGATTTTTTAATGTACTTTCACAAACAGTATCTGTCACTTCAGATACTGTTTCTTTATCTAATTGTCCCTTAGAAGCATTATCAAAACAATGTTTTACATTATTTACCAAATTTGGATAAACATTTTGGACAAAGCTTAAGTCCGACAAAACAAGACTTGTCAGGCTCTTTTCTACCTCTTCTCGTAATTTTTCCTCTTCATCTTTTTCAATATTTTTTTCTTCAAAGTTGTCATTTTCTTGTGTAAATTCTACTACAATCTCTTTAACCCCGTATGATTTAAGTATTTCAATAGTTTCTTCTGCAGCTATATTTGTGGTATAAAGTTTCGGGTCTATCCAAGATTTATCACACTTAATTATTTTCATCCCCTTCTCATACTTATCAACAGATATATTTTTGACAATATTCGAACGCCCCATTAAATCCTCCTAAACAAATCATAGTTAATTTTAACACGATTTAATATTCATTTCCATAAATGTTATAATTTTAATTAAAATATACCCTTTTGGTTGATTTGTCCGTAAATGACTGCTATGAAATGTAACAAAATTTTGTGGAGTAAATATGGAAATTAATATGAAGTATAGGGACGAAAACATTACGATTGCCTTTGAAAATAGCGTAGTAAAAGTAAGGGATATTTTAAAAAAATTAAAGTTGACACCAGAGACAGCATTTGTAGTGATAAATGGTGAAATCAGACAGCCGCACGAAAAGGTAACAGAAGAGGACGACATTGAAGTAGTAAGTGTCATTTCTGGGGGATAGAATGCAAGCCAAATGTAAGGTATGTAAAGATAAAGGGGTAAATACCCCTGCAACAGTTATGCTGTCCACTTACAGACTTAATTTATGTAAAGAACATTTCATCTCATGGGTAGAAAAAAGAACCGAAGAAACAATTAAAAAATTTAAAATGTTTGGTAAAAAACAAAAGCTCTTAGTTGCAGTATCCGGAGGAAAAGATAGTTTAAATCTCTGGTATATATTAAATAAATTGGGTTATGATGCCGATGGATTTTACATAGATTTAGGAATTGAAGGATATTCCAACAAATCCAAAATATTTGCCCAAAATATGGCTGAAAGAATTGAT
Proteins encoded in this window:
- a CDS encoding ABC transporter ATP-binding protein translates to MLLSVKNLKTHFFSDNGVAKAVDGISFDIPKGKTLCLVGESGSGKSITSLSIMRLIDSPGKIVDGNIFLENIDLLNLSEKEMKNIRGSKISMIFQEPMTSLNPSYTVGFQIMETLKLHNKLSKKELREKAIEALNLVAIPSPEERLKEYPFKLSGGMRQRVMIAMAMACNPNLLIADEPTTALDVTIQAQVLALMSDLKEKKNTSILFITHDLGVVAEMADYVAVMYTGKIVEKSTVENIINSPKHPYTEGLLMSLPQKGKTERKSKLYSIEGNVPSLFNLPEGCTFWPRCPFAKDICKKEKPVLEKITDNHEVACFKVQGKF
- a CDS encoding 2-C-methyl-D-erythritol 2,4-cyclodiphosphate synthase, with protein sequence MKIKTGIGIDAHRFCENRPLIVGGIKIEYELGLQGHSDADVLIHAIIDSLIGPALGKDIGQIFPDNDDKFKNIDSKILLKKSIKLINEKNYQISHIDAQIIGEKPKFKDYIPLMRKTLAETMGIDIDDITVKATTTEKMGFTGRGEGLAAIAVSTLIRL
- a CDS encoding HD-GYP domain-containing protein — its product is MGRSNIVKNISVDKYEKGMKIIKCDKSWIDPKLYTTNIAAEETIEILKSYGVKEIVVEFTQENDNFEEKNIEKDEEEKLREEVEKSLTSLVLSDLSFVQNVYPNLVNNVKHCFDNASKGQLDKETVSEVTDTVCESTLKNPIFVVNISKYSDNYEYLYNHSLNLAFLANTIGVKLGYTEDKIRELTMAALLHDVGKVFIDQNILNKRGKLNDREFAEIKKHPILGYKYLLDSGGFTENVLLAVLEHHEKGNGEGYPRGLKSAEISYYAKIIGIIDSYDAITNDTCYRSAYAQDRAIELLYSFADIHYSKRLLDFIVKIIKSHSLGTVVRLDSGEVGLIVKQFFDKKEPVVLIVKDVQKKVEPPVLFDLNSYDIKTGQPYKRIVETVSKSEIDFNPATILYEFIKRNNKAKVKAR
- a CDS encoding ABC transporter permease → MLSYILKRIFWAIPTMFGVSVLVFLMVHLAPGDPALIMLGEHASKESVEKLREEMGLNKPLYEQYIIFISKAVRGDFGNSIKSKQPVIDEFFERFPATIELTLVSMLIAVIIGILAGIISAVKRYSFFDYLSMFGALAGVSMPVFWLGLLLIYFFSVKLGILPVSGRLGFEYYIEPVTGLYLIDSLLANDYPAFFDALKHLILPGIALGTIPMAIIARMTRSSMLEVMREDYIRTARAKGCSSTRVIFIHALRNGLIPVVTVIGLMLGALLAGAILTETTFSWPGIGKWIVNAVYQRDFPVVQCATLIIAVIFIIVNLLVDLIYAIINPKIRLE
- a CDS encoding ABC transporter substrate-binding protein; translated protein: MKKLLIFALLLMATVAFASPKYGGTLVFGRGGDSVTLDPAHATDGESFYGSTQVYDNLVQFKHGSTEIEPALAEKWEVSKDGLEYTFYLRKGVKFHKTEFFKKDVELTADDVIFSLKRQMDSNHPYYKVGGAYEYWQAMDMDNIVKDIVKVDKYTVKFVLKKPEAPFIANLAMDFASILCKQYADDLLKAGKAEDIGKYPVGTGPFVFLKWIKDDRIIYKANKDYWGGRPFLDKLILKVIPNNSVRAAELKTGSIHIMDFPNPEEVADLEKDPNIKLVKQEGLNVGYLAMNTQKKPFDNILVRKAINMAINKQAIVDAVYAGFGKPAKNPIPPTMWSYNDEITPYEYNPEKAKELLAQAGYPNGFETDIWAMPVPRPYNPNGKKVAEAIQADLAKIGIKATIVSYDWGTYLEKTKHGEHMMAQLGWTGDNGDPDNFLYVLLSSTAAQVPAQNIAFYKSERFDKLIEEAKVTSDVAKRTELYKQAQVVFHEEVPWVPMAHSIVVEPMRKEVMDFTLDPVGKRRFDKVWLNK
- a CDS encoding ABC transporter permease; translation: MKETLFYEYYKNFKKNKSAMAGLGIVIFLIIMAVFAPIITSYDPTIQDLQNRLLPPMWNSGGSSQHILGTDDFGRDMFTRIIYGARISLMIGVISVGISMFVGVIMGSIAGYYGGKIDGMIMRIVDIMLSVPAILLAIVIVSVLGPSLYNAMIAIGIVGIPSFARLVRSSVLQEKVKEYVIASRINGSSNMRLIFKVILPNCMAPIIVQGTMGFASAVLEAAGLSFLSLGAQPPTPEWGAMLADSLQFIMRAPWMITYPGLAIFLTVLGFNLVGDGLMDVLDPKMKDK
- a CDS encoding dipeptide ABC transporter ATP-binding protein, giving the protein MEKNILLKVENLKKYYSVGKSLFSKPKTLKAIDDISFFIKKGETVSLVGESGCGKSTTGKMILKIEEPTAGKIIYDSKDIVGLNKNELKEYRKKVQIIFQDPYSSLNPRWKVGQIIGEPLLLSGQDLGDYKDKILEIMDKVGLLKDHYDRYPHQFSGGQRQRICIARSLILQPELIVCDEPVSALDVSIQSQVLNLLLDLQKEFNLTYLFISHDLSVVNHISDRIIVMYLGKIVETGSAEDIMNNPKHPYTKALLSAVPDLSSAKNREKILLQGDIPTPLNPPKGCRFSTRCPFVKSECSDIDMKLIEVSDGHYTACPFKTF
- a CDS encoding TIGR01777 family protein; the protein is MKSTFIKESTFNVSVDRLFSWHERDGVIKRLTPCWEKVVLLSQTGKISENPQVFFKVKAGPFWIDYVARHVEYEKNKIFVDIQEKGPFRSYKHSHIFKKSGDISSQLKDNVEFEMPLHFLTKYFVVNKFRRIFDYRHTITRNDIDFLEKFDAMPMRIAVTGASGDIGRNLLPLLQTHGHKVVRLIRDKGLADEENYYWDIDTGKIYGDNLNFDAVIHLAGKPIGNKRWNDKIKGEIVKSRIGNTKKLAEFILSLENKPKVFISASAIGYYGETGDKFVTEEDSSGGVFISYICKNWEESANILTNNMRVVNLRIGVVMSYCGGALNRVLPFFNAGLGVIFGKGDNYLSWVSMDDVLYSILFSLYKDDIRGAVNVVSPNPVLQKDYAKILAKVLKRPQFVKVPEKAVELLFGQMGREILLTSTRVYPKKLLDNGFKFYFSDLEYTIRHTLGR
- a CDS encoding thiolase family protein; amino-acid sequence: MNRIYIADAALSKFGKSKDSLVDIIREAVDNLNFDLKDIDAIFLGLMNPEGFLGVGNIASYVADKLGLSGKPAVRVETASSTGAAVLFYAYATLASGIYKNVLVLAAEKMTHLDTPKTTKLIAEVIDPYERKVGVSMPSLAAMVTNRFAYENKLNIIKLQNLLFAVAEKNHYYGNFNEYAQFRKIITKEDYLKSKVISAPLRLYDCSPISDGAAAMVISRVAGDIEIIGVGQGTDKQALTKREYITHFESTRKAAKQAYEMAGIGPDSIDFCEIHDAFTPFEITGLIDTGLCDYKKIYDFYLKKECYKDGKLPVNLSGGLKSRGHPVGASGLAQVVECYRIMTGRCDKNIIPKKSDVALTQSIGGLATNNFVSILKRKSSIVKYFNIEGLKFEDKKGQDSKSLRIYTYTILNAPPEGFESPLRVVMCEREGKKFMAKYHGDVKDLKIDKRVKVLSKADGVVTVTPVKRFSLRR